One region of Flavobacterium pisciphilum genomic DNA includes:
- a CDS encoding SusC/RagA family TonB-linked outer membrane protein, whose translation MKKIFLIFMIVFTAQVSLAQVKNIKGVITDSDGMPLPGASVAVQGGQKGTVTDFDGVFSIDAQKGQTLVFTYVGLETQNIVVGDATTVNVQLKNAASNALNEVVVTSLGIKKAKKSLTYSTQELKAEELTRVRDANLVNTMTGKIAGVAITKSSAGTGGSTKVLIRGNSSFTNTQPLYVIDGIPLANSGGGQPNEAFGDIAGGNKDGGDVVSLINPDDYEGVTVLKGAAASVLYGSQGANGVILLSSKKAKIGKEVFSANSVTTIETAAYLPKFQTDYVAVPGSTLTWGAAGKTKDHVKDFFDTGVTQITSFGFSKGTEGASTSLTYSNTTASGVMPGNNLKKNNFGIRQTSTFFDNRLNVAVTGNYVVQNIDNRPINGLYFNPLTSVYEHPRGYDFDNLKTFEVYDPIRNLMKQNYPFPVSEYYQNPYWLINRNKSEDVSSFFNGSIALDYKVNNWFNLTSRFSYNRSENGFEKKMFATSNLALVPETGRYINTNVVAIQKYADLLGKIDTRFSESISFNSTFGVSINNSKSNGYVWDSGRGDGLSKANWFTLGNFSDNFSNVQNGSSREVQSVFATTTFGYKDYLFLDVAARNDWSSTLVNTESLSFFYPSVGLSAILSEMTTLPSFINFGKVRATYAQVGNDIPATLTAPSYSVIGGVVTIPRVGPRAGQTLKPELKSEIELGTEWRMFNNRFGFEFSYYKSKTKNQLVQVAAETSSGQGFSNFAINAGEIQNEGFELMLNAGIVKADKFSWDATINYSQNKNVVKDIPTDDKRIILTPSGNNTYRYSLVEGRPFGVIEGINLLKDAQGRVIIKDGVPQRTGFEEVGNANPDFLLGLSNTFKYGPFTASILIDGRFGGNVLSLTEAINDFNGVSKATGDARNAGGVKINGVDAVTGAPITTMDAQTYYSNVGDRNGVSGEYTYDATNINVREVSIGYTFNPKSLPFLQSASISLIARNLFFIYKDAPFDPNVALSTGQGLQGVDIYGLPSTRSIGLNLNLIF comes from the coding sequence ATGAAAAAAATTTTCTTAATCTTTATGATTGTTTTTACGGCGCAAGTTTCGCTTGCTCAGGTTAAAAATATTAAAGGTGTGATTACAGATTCTGATGGGATGCCTTTGCCAGGGGCTTCTGTCGCAGTACAAGGGGGACAAAAAGGGACTGTTACCGATTTTGATGGTGTTTTCTCTATTGATGCTCAAAAAGGCCAAACTTTGGTTTTTACTTATGTAGGTTTAGAAACACAAAATATTGTAGTAGGTGATGCTACAACGGTTAACGTTCAGTTAAAGAATGCAGCCTCTAATGCTTTAAATGAAGTTGTTGTAACTTCATTGGGTATTAAAAAAGCAAAAAAGTCGTTAACATACTCTACTCAGGAATTAAAAGCTGAGGAATTAACTAGAGTAAGAGATGCGAATCTTGTTAATACAATGACAGGTAAAATTGCAGGTGTAGCGATTACTAAAAGTTCAGCAGGTACAGGAGGTTCTACTAAAGTATTGATTAGAGGTAATTCTTCATTTACAAATACACAGCCACTTTATGTAATAGATGGTATTCCGTTAGCTAATTCAGGTGGTGGTCAGCCAAATGAGGCCTTTGGAGACATTGCAGGTGGTAATAAAGATGGAGGAGATGTTGTATCTTTGATAAATCCTGATGATTACGAAGGGGTAACCGTTCTTAAAGGTGCAGCAGCTTCTGTGTTGTATGGTAGTCAAGGTGCTAATGGTGTTATATTGCTTTCTTCTAAAAAAGCTAAAATTGGGAAAGAAGTATTTTCTGCTAATTCAGTAACTACAATTGAAACAGCTGCTTATTTACCAAAATTTCAAACAGATTATGTAGCAGTTCCAGGATCTACTCTTACTTGGGGGGCTGCAGGAAAAACGAAGGATCATGTGAAAGATTTTTTTGATACAGGAGTTACTCAAATCACTTCATTTGGTTTTAGTAAAGGTACTGAAGGTGCATCTACATCTCTTACTTATTCAAATACTACTGCTTCTGGAGTAATGCCAGGAAACAACCTTAAGAAAAATAATTTTGGTATTCGTCAAACTTCAACATTTTTTGATAATAGATTGAATGTTGCTGTAACAGGTAATTATGTAGTGCAAAATATTGATAACAGGCCTATTAATGGATTGTATTTTAATCCATTAACGAGTGTTTATGAGCATCCTAGAGGATATGACTTTGATAATTTGAAAACATTTGAAGTTTATGATCCTATTAGAAACCTTATGAAACAGAATTATCCTTTTCCTGTTTCAGAATATTACCAAAATCCATATTGGTTAATTAATAGAAATAAATCAGAGGATGTTAGTAGTTTTTTTAATGGATCTATCGCTTTAGATTATAAAGTTAATAATTGGTTTAATTTAACTTCGAGATTCAGTTATAATCGTTCAGAGAATGGTTTTGAGAAAAAAATGTTCGCAACCTCAAATCTTGCACTTGTTCCTGAAACGGGAAGATATATTAATACAAATGTGGTTGCAATTCAAAAATACGCTGATTTATTAGGGAAAATTGATACACGTTTTTCTGAAAGCATTTCGTTTAATTCTACATTTGGTGTTAGTATTAATAATTCTAAATCAAACGGTTATGTTTGGGACTCTGGACGAGGAGATGGTTTGTCTAAAGCAAACTGGTTTACATTAGGGAATTTTTCAGATAATTTCTCAAATGTACAAAATGGTTCTAGTAGAGAAGTACAGTCAGTTTTTGCTACTACTACTTTTGGATATAAAGATTATTTATTTTTAGATGTAGCAGCAAGAAACGATTGGTCATCTACTTTAGTAAATACAGAAAGTTTAAGTTTTTTCTATCCTTCTGTTGGTTTAAGTGCTATTTTAAGCGAAATGACAACATTGCCTAGCTTTATAAATTTTGGTAAAGTGCGTGCTACATATGCTCAAGTTGGTAATGATATTCCTGCGACATTAACAGCTCCGTCTTATTCAGTAATTGGAGGTGTTGTAACTATACCTAGAGTTGGACCTAGAGCAGGTCAAACTTTAAAGCCAGAATTAAAATCTGAAATTGAATTAGGTACAGAATGGAGAATGTTTAATAACAGATTTGGATTTGAATTTTCATATTACAAATCGAAAACGAAGAATCAATTGGTACAAGTAGCTGCTGAGACTTCAAGTGGACAAGGCTTTAGTAACTTCGCAATTAATGCAGGGGAGATACAAAATGAAGGTTTTGAGCTTATGTTAAATGCAGGCATTGTTAAAGCTGATAAATTTTCTTGGGATGCAACTATAAATTATTCTCAAAATAAAAACGTAGTTAAAGATATACCAACCGATGATAAGAGAATCATCTTGACTCCTTCAGGTAATAATACTTACAGATATTCTTTAGTTGAAGGAAGACCTTTTGGTGTAATCGAAGGTATTAATTTACTAAAAGATGCTCAAGGTAGAGTAATAATTAAAGATGGAGTTCCTCAAAGAACTGGATTTGAAGAAGTTGGTAATGCGAATCCTGATTTTTTATTAGGTCTTTCAAATACATTTAAATATGGACCTTTTACAGCAAGTATATTAATTGACGGTCGTTTTGGTGGTAATGTATTAAGTTTGACTGAAGCAATAAATGATTTTAATGGAGTTTCTAAAGCAACAGGAGATGCTAGAAACGCTGGCGGAGTTAAAATTAATGGTGTTGATGCAGTAACTGGCGCTCCTATAACTACAATGGATGCTCAAACTTATTATTCTAATGTAGGTGATAGAAATGGTGTTTCAGGTGAGTACACATATGATGCTACAAATATAAATGTTAGAGAAGTTTCTATAGGGTATACTTTTAATCCTAAATCACTTCCGTTTTTACAATCAGCTAGTATTTCATTAATTGCTAGAAATTTATTCTTTATTTATAAAGACGCTCCTTTCGATCCAAATGTTGCATTAAGTACTGGTCAAGGCTTACAAGGTGTAGATATCTATGGCTTGCCGTCTACAAGAAGTATTGGTCTTAATTTAAACTTAATTTTTTAA
- the nagB gene encoding glucosamine-6-phosphate deaminase has product MKSAIEIKPDISYKSAGKFEETRFEKIHNEIFKNSTEASIIVAQEIAQLIRSKQEKNKSCVLGLATGSSPIKVYEELVRMHNEEGLSFSNVITFNLDEYYPMTKENNQSYHHFMHQHLFNHIDINPDNVNIPDGTVAIDELNQYCIDYEMNIKNAGGLDFQLLGIGRTGHVGFNEPGSHINSGTRIITLDHITRVDASSDFNGIDNVPKRAITMGVSTILRSKRIVLMAWGQNKADIIKRTIQGDISSEVPATFLQNHGNATFVLDQSAASELTRFKTPWLVGECIWNQELKSKAIVWLCQKTKQSILKLTDRDYNNNGMSDLLAQEGSAYDLNINMFNVLQHTITGWPGGKPNTDDSHRPERANPAKKRIILFSPHPDDDVISMGGTFSKLIKQGHDVHVVYQTSGNIAVTDDEALKFAEVSNDFITDADTKVNFKSVIEFLNNKSENQIDSLEVRKLKGLIRRRESYAATRYIGLKDENTHFLDLPFYETGQIKKNPLGLEDIAIVKDIIEQIKPHQVFAAGDLADPHGTHEVCLNAIFAAMAELKPQPYMDDCWLWLYRGAWHEWDIHEIDMAVPLSPSEVLLKRHAILYHQSQKDRVMFQGNDSREFWVRAEDRNKNTAILYDDLGLAEYEAIEAFKRFDY; this is encoded by the coding sequence ATGAAAAGTGCTATAGAAATTAAACCAGACATTAGCTATAAAAGTGCTGGTAAATTTGAAGAGACACGATTTGAAAAAATCCACAACGAAATCTTCAAGAATTCTACCGAAGCATCGATAATTGTAGCTCAAGAAATTGCTCAATTAATTAGATCAAAACAAGAAAAGAACAAGTCTTGTGTACTAGGTTTAGCCACCGGTTCTTCACCTATCAAAGTATATGAAGAATTAGTTAGAATGCACAATGAAGAGGGATTAAGTTTTAGCAATGTAATTACTTTTAATTTGGATGAATACTATCCGATGACTAAAGAAAACAATCAGAGCTACCACCATTTCATGCATCAACATTTATTTAATCACATTGATATCAATCCAGATAATGTAAATATTCCGGATGGTACTGTTGCAATCGATGAATTGAATCAATATTGTATTGATTATGAAATGAATATTAAAAATGCAGGCGGATTAGATTTCCAATTATTAGGAATCGGTCGTACGGGTCACGTAGGATTTAATGAGCCGGGTTCGCATATAAATTCAGGAACACGTATTATTACTTTGGATCATATAACGAGAGTAGATGCTTCTTCCGATTTTAACGGGATTGATAATGTGCCAAAAAGGGCCATTACAATGGGAGTATCTACAATTCTCAGATCCAAAAGAATAGTACTTATGGCTTGGGGGCAAAACAAAGCCGATATCATCAAACGAACAATTCAAGGTGATATTAGCTCAGAAGTTCCAGCTACGTTTTTGCAAAATCATGGCAATGCTACTTTTGTCTTGGACCAATCAGCAGCATCAGAACTAACTCGTTTTAAAACACCATGGTTAGTAGGTGAATGCATTTGGAATCAGGAATTAAAAAGCAAAGCGATTGTTTGGTTGTGTCAAAAAACAAAACAATCTATTTTAAAATTAACCGATAGAGATTACAATAATAACGGAATGTCCGATTTATTGGCTCAAGAAGGTTCTGCTTACGATTTGAACATAAATATGTTTAATGTATTGCAACACACAATTACTGGATGGCCAGGAGGTAAGCCTAATACTGACGATTCACACCGTCCTGAAAGAGCTAATCCTGCTAAGAAAAGAATTATTCTTTTTAGCCCACATCCAGATGATGATGTTATCTCAATGGGAGGAACATTCTCAAAATTAATAAAACAAGGGCACGATGTACACGTAGTATATCAAACCTCAGGAAATATTGCGGTTACCGATGATGAGGCATTGAAGTTTGCAGAGGTAAGTAATGATTTTATTACTGATGCAGATACAAAAGTAAATTTCAAATCTGTGATTGAGTTTCTGAACAACAAATCAGAAAATCAAATCGATTCTTTGGAAGTTCGAAAATTAAAAGGACTTATCCGTCGAAGAGAATCGTATGCAGCTACGAGATATATTGGGTTAAAAGATGAAAACACCCATTTCCTGGATCTTCCGTTTTATGAAACAGGACAAATCAAGAAAAATCCGTTAGGTCTTGAAGATATTGCTATCGTAAAAGACATTATCGAACAAATAAAACCACATCAGGTGTTTGCAGCTGGAGATTTAGCTGATCCACACGGAACTCATGAAGTATGCTTGAATGCCATATTTGCTGCAATGGCTGAATTAAAGCCACAGCCTTATATGGATGATTGCTGGTTATGGTTGTACCGAGGTGCATGGCACGAATGGGACATTCATGAAATAGACATGGCAGTTCCGTTAAGCCCATCTGAAGTATTATTAAAACGTCACGCTATTTTGTATCACCAATCTCAAAAAGACAGGGTTATGTTTCAAGGTAATGACTCAAGAGAGTTTTGGGTTAGAGCCGAAGATCGTAATAAAAACACTGCGATTTTATATGATGATTTAGGTCTTGCTGAATATGAAGCAATCGAAGCTTTTAAACGTTTTGATTATTAA
- a CDS encoding beta-N-acetylhexosaminidase, with translation MKYILILLFSGIVANAQIKKEQLNLMPWPQTINLSEGTFALTKGFRINITGNPNPRIFSGATRFLRRLDGRTGLFFEQDFLTKLNSAPTAQLQINCTKSGKIGLYEDESYHLDIKQNQITINATSDLGALHGLETLLQMLQNNSTSYYFPVSQISDFPRFTWRGLMMDVARHFQPVDVVKRNLDALAAMKMNVFHWHLVDDQGWRIQLKKHPKLTELASDGFYYTQEEIKNIVKYADERGILVVPEIDVPGHASAFLTAYPEIGSKVINVSSGNAEGSATAAVLSTYSIERNAGIFSPTLDPSNPKTYQLLSEIFDEACPLFPGAYFHIGGDENEGKDWDSNPKIQEFKKKHKLKTNHDLQTYFTMQLVPMLKKHSKQLMGWEEIMTKDMSKDAIIHAWRGPNEGVAVGKSLTDAVKNGYKTVLSNGYYIDLVQGVEAHYLNDPLPKSANFTPEEKARVLGGEATMWTELVTPTTIDSRLWPRTAAIAERLWSAEDITDLNSLRKRLAVVSFRLEELGITHIRNKDVILRNIANNQNIAALTDFANICEPLKGYKRNKGGVEYQTYSPFTLFADACAPDASDAIAFDAVVKEYLADKSAVNKAKVTSFLNKWIGLKASLTSLSENAPLIQPILSLAANLSDLSQQLVNVLDNKATVAPAVLNDLLEKCNSKDHGDVELAVYESLKKLI, from the coding sequence ATGAAGTATATATTGATTTTATTATTTTCTGGTATAGTTGCAAATGCTCAAATCAAAAAAGAGCAATTAAACCTTATGCCATGGCCACAGACTATAAACTTAAGTGAAGGTACATTTGCTTTAACTAAAGGGTTTAGAATAAACATCACAGGAAATCCTAACCCAAGAATTTTTAGTGGGGCTACTCGTTTTTTAAGACGATTAGATGGAAGAACAGGATTGTTTTTTGAACAAGATTTTTTGACCAAATTAAATTCGGCACCTACAGCACAATTACAAATAAATTGCACTAAAAGTGGTAAAATTGGTTTATATGAAGACGAGAGTTATCATCTTGATATAAAACAAAATCAAATCACAATTAATGCAACTAGTGATTTAGGAGCATTACATGGTCTTGAGACATTGTTACAAATGTTACAAAATAATAGTACCTCTTATTATTTTCCAGTTTCTCAAATTTCAGATTTTCCAAGATTTACTTGGAGAGGTTTAATGATGGATGTAGCAAGACATTTTCAACCTGTAGATGTTGTTAAAAGAAATTTAGATGCTTTAGCAGCTATGAAAATGAATGTTTTTCACTGGCACTTGGTAGATGACCAAGGATGGAGAATTCAATTAAAAAAACATCCTAAACTTACTGAACTAGCTTCAGATGGATTTTATTATACACAAGAAGAGATTAAAAATATTGTAAAATATGCCGATGAGCGTGGAATTTTGGTAGTACCAGAAATAGATGTTCCAGGACATGCATCTGCTTTTTTAACAGCTTATCCAGAAATAGGTAGTAAGGTGATTAATGTTTCTAGTGGAAATGCAGAAGGTAGTGCAACAGCAGCAGTACTGTCTACCTATAGTATAGAACGTAATGCAGGAATTTTTAGCCCTACGTTAGATCCATCTAACCCTAAAACGTACCAATTATTAAGTGAGATTTTTGATGAAGCGTGTCCGTTATTTCCAGGAGCATATTTTCATATTGGAGGAGACGAAAATGAAGGTAAAGATTGGGATTCAAATCCTAAGATTCAGGAGTTCAAAAAGAAACATAAGTTAAAAACCAATCATGATTTACAAACTTATTTTACAATGCAATTGGTTCCGATGCTTAAGAAACACAGTAAGCAATTGATGGGATGGGAAGAGATCATGACAAAAGATATGTCTAAAGATGCTATTATTCACGCATGGAGAGGACCAAATGAAGGAGTTGCAGTAGGGAAATCATTGACAGATGCTGTAAAAAATGGATATAAAACTGTTTTATCAAATGGATATTATATTGATTTAGTTCAAGGGGTAGAAGCTCATTATTTAAATGACCCATTGCCTAAAAGTGCCAATTTTACTCCTGAAGAAAAAGCAAGAGTATTGGGTGGTGAAGCTACAATGTGGACAGAACTTGTAACACCTACAACTATAGATTCAAGACTTTGGCCTAGAACAGCAGCAATTGCTGAAAGATTGTGGTCTGCAGAGGATATTACTGATTTAAATAGCTTACGCAAAAGGTTAGCAGTAGTTTCTTTTAGACTTGAAGAATTAGGAATTACACATATTAGAAATAAAGATGTGATCTTGAGAAATATTGCAAATAACCAAAATATTGCTGCCTTAACTGATTTTGCTAATATATGCGAGCCTTTAAAAGGATATAAGAGAAATAAAGGTGGAGTTGAATATCAAACATATTCTCCATTTACACTTTTTGCAGATGCTTGTGCGCCTGATGCTTCAGATGCAATTGCTTTTGATGCTGTTGTGAAAGAATATTTAGCAGATAAATCTGCTGTCAATAAAGCGAAAGTAACCTCTTTCTTAAATAAATGGATTGGTTTAAAAGCAAGCTTAACAAGTTTGAGTGAAAATGCACCTTTAATTCAGCCAATTTTATCTCTTGCGGCTAATCTTAGTGATTTATCGCAACAATTAGTAAATGTTTTGGATAATAAAGCAACAGTTGCACCAGCAGTTTTAAATGATTTATTAGAGAAATGTAACTCTAAAGATCATGGAGATGTAGAATTAGCAGTTTATGAAAGTTTAAAAAAATTAATATAA
- a CDS encoding RagB/SusD family nutrient uptake outer membrane protein — translation MIINKIKRTAICFSLLTAFSCTDNFEDINTNPNGFTEEQLKQDNNDIRSLFAPMFNRFLIVDVTWQYQVQQNLNADMWSGYMTTPIPFGTFNNHDYALNSGWTSTPWDDGYLNLMSNIKKIGEAAKGKSDQFYAWSLIFKVASMQRLTDMYGPVIYSQHGKTTTPIEYDSQEQVYTQMFKDLDVAVADLTARVDSGEAQQFNKTDLTTYKGSYQQWIKYANSLRLRMAMHIVKVSPALAKVEAEKAISHKLGVMISNDDVMNVRSPQNLNPIDVISNVWAGLNMSADMESMLLGYNDPRVGKFFATSTRFPGEYVGVRTGIIYPDKVFYNATSRTGVVTKSGNCVWMTTAEVYFLRSEGALRGWNMGGTAKDLYEGGVKASFDQFGVSGAAAYLADNTKMARDYVDRLASQNNIAAVNKVTVAWDDAATNEVKLQKIITQKWIANYPEGQEAWTEFRRTGYPKLFPISNNRSGGLITTEFGVRRLPFADSEVALNAGGVASGIAKLGGPDNGGTRVWWDTTGPNF, via the coding sequence ATGATAATAAATAAAATTAAAAGAACGGCAATATGCTTTTCTTTACTTACAGCCTTTAGCTGTACCGATAATTTTGAGGATATAAACACTAATCCTAACGGATTTACTGAAGAGCAATTAAAGCAAGATAATAATGATATTAGAAGTTTGTTTGCTCCAATGTTTAATAGATTTTTAATTGTTGATGTAACTTGGCAGTATCAGGTTCAACAAAATTTAAATGCTGATATGTGGTCAGGTTATATGACAACACCAATCCCGTTTGGAACTTTTAATAATCATGATTATGCCTTGAACTCTGGGTGGACTAGTACTCCTTGGGATGATGGTTACCTTAATTTAATGAGTAATATTAAAAAAATTGGCGAGGCAGCCAAAGGTAAATCAGATCAGTTTTACGCTTGGTCATTAATCTTTAAAGTAGCATCGATGCAAAGATTGACCGATATGTATGGTCCAGTTATCTATTCTCAGCATGGAAAAACTACAACTCCTATTGAGTATGATTCTCAAGAACAAGTTTATACTCAAATGTTCAAAGACTTAGATGTGGCTGTAGCAGATTTAACTGCTAGAGTAGATTCTGGGGAAGCTCAGCAGTTTAATAAAACTGACTTGACAACTTATAAAGGAAGTTACCAACAATGGATAAAATATGCCAATTCACTACGTTTAAGAATGGCGATGCACATTGTTAAAGTAAGCCCAGCCTTAGCTAAGGTTGAAGCGGAAAAAGCAATTAGTCATAAATTAGGAGTTATGATTAGTAATGATGACGTTATGAACGTAAGATCTCCACAAAATCTTAATCCTATTGACGTAATAAGTAATGTTTGGGCTGGATTAAATATGAGTGCAGATATGGAATCAATGTTATTAGGATATAATGATCCTAGAGTTGGAAAATTTTTCGCTACGTCTACAAGATTTCCAGGAGAGTATGTTGGGGTAAGAACAGGTATTATTTATCCAGATAAGGTATTTTATAACGCAACTTCAAGAACTGGAGTTGTTACCAAAAGTGGTAATTGTGTTTGGATGACTACTGCCGAGGTTTATTTCTTAAGATCTGAAGGAGCTTTAAGAGGATGGAATATGGGAGGAACTGCTAAAGATTTATATGAAGGGGGGGTTAAAGCTTCTTTTGATCAGTTTGGAGTGTCTGGAGCTGCTGCTTATTTGGCTGATAATACAAAAATGGCTAGAGATTATGTTGACCGTTTGGCAAGCCAAAATAATATTGCAGCAGTTAATAAGGTGACTGTAGCTTGGGATGATGCCGCTACTAACGAAGTGAAATTGCAAAAAATCATTACTCAAAAATGGATTGCTAATTATCCAGAAGGACAAGAGGCTTGGACTGAATTTAGAAGAACAGGTTATCCAAAATTGTTTCCAATATCTAATAACAGAAGTGGTGGTTTAATTACGACTGAATTTGGTGTAAGAAGATTACCTTTTGCTGATTCTGAAGTAGCACTTAACGCTGGAGGTGTAGCTTCTGGAATTGCCAAACTAGGAGGTCCAGACAATGGAGGGACTAGAGTTTGGTGGGATACTACAGGTCCTAACTTCTAA
- a CDS encoding RagB/SusD family nutrient uptake outer membrane protein, producing the protein MKNKLLIFSVVLAFSLGACTSDFEDVNSNKNNFTNKELEQDFNNVKAPIRAMQRWMYILVEDDWRGDIQFNLNADIFSGYMGTPHNFEGNNNNSTYVLLDGWNNAAWENAYRREMVNSLTVKRLVEQKGPKYYAWSLILKVYAMHKITDYHGPIVYSAFGSESATVPYDSQKDVYDQFFKELKMAVDILSPFATADAKSTFFVDTKDPTDGTTAKGVVVNWIKFANSLRLRLAMRISNVDPVRAKAEAEAAISGFGTIDVNADNIFYLADHPVNTYTNQWADINVGGAIASIMNGYNDPRREQYFNKSVIGTYQGIRMGTLVDDDYRTAKADQFSKIGSIVSNGQIPWFTATESHFLKAEGALKGWNMGGTPQSFYESGIATSFAQNGAGSATSYINDDTLLPANFTDPLNAVNNIVAQNLVTIKWSDAASNEVKLQKIQTQKWLAIFPDGQEAWAETRRTGYPKLFLPTNNFSSGKIPAGTFVRRLNFPVQEKTSNSAGYTQGVQLLGGVDTGATRLWWDTGVNQF; encoded by the coding sequence ATGAAAAATAAATTATTAATTTTTAGTGTAGTCTTGGCTTTCTCCTTAGGAGCTTGTACCAGTGACTTTGAGGATGTTAATTCAAATAAAAATAATTTTACAAATAAAGAATTAGAGCAAGATTTTAATAATGTGAAGGCGCCCATTAGAGCAATGCAAAGATGGATGTATATTCTTGTTGAAGACGACTGGAGAGGTGATATTCAATTTAACCTAAATGCCGATATTTTTTCTGGTTACATGGGGACCCCTCACAATTTTGAAGGGAATAATAACAATTCAACCTACGTTCTTTTGGATGGATGGAACAATGCAGCATGGGAAAATGCGTATAGAAGAGAAATGGTTAATTCTTTAACAGTTAAACGATTAGTTGAGCAAAAAGGACCTAAGTATTATGCATGGTCTTTGATTTTAAAGGTATATGCAATGCATAAAATAACAGATTATCATGGACCAATAGTTTATTCTGCTTTTGGTTCAGAATCTGCAACAGTACCGTATGATTCTCAAAAAGATGTCTATGATCAGTTTTTTAAAGAGTTGAAAATGGCTGTAGATATATTGTCTCCTTTTGCTACTGCTGATGCAAAAAGTACTTTTTTTGTAGACACGAAAGATCCAACTGATGGTACTACTGCAAAAGGAGTTGTTGTAAATTGGATTAAGTTTGCTAATTCATTGCGTCTTCGTTTAGCAATGAGAATTTCGAATGTTGATCCAGTAAGAGCAAAGGCTGAAGCAGAAGCTGCAATTTCAGGATTTGGTACTATTGATGTAAACGCGGATAATATATTTTATTTGGCAGATCACCCAGTTAATACTTATACTAATCAATGGGCTGATATTAATGTTGGAGGTGCAATTGCATCAATTATGAATGGTTACAATGATCCGAGAAGAGAGCAATATTTTAATAAAAGTGTTATTGGCACTTATCAAGGTATTAGAATGGGAACTTTAGTTGATGACGATTACAGAACAGCTAAAGCTGACCAATTCTCTAAAATTGGGAGTATTGTAAGTAATGGACAAATTCCTTGGTTTACAGCTACGGAATCTCATTTCTTAAAAGCTGAAGGAGCATTAAAAGGATGGAATATGGGAGGAACTCCTCAGTCTTTCTATGAATCAGGTATTGCTACTTCGTTTGCGCAAAATGGTGCTGGAAGCGCTACTAGTTATATTAATGATGATACATTATTGCCTGCAAATTTCACAGACCCTTTAAATGCAGTTAATAATATTGTTGCGCAAAATCTAGTTACGATCAAATGGTCTGACGCTGCATCTAATGAAGTTAAACTTCAAAAAATTCAAACTCAGAAATGGCTCGCAATTTTTCCTGATGGACAAGAAGCTTGGGCTGAAACGAGAAGAACAGGTTATCCAAAATTATTTTTACCAACAAATAATTTTTCTTCCGGTAAAATTCCTGCTGGAACTTTTGTAAGAAGGCTGAATTTTCCAGTTCAGGAAAAAACTTCCAACTCAGCAGGTTATACGCAAGGTGTTCAACTGCTTGGAGGTGTTGACACAGGTGCAACCAGACTTTGGTGGGATACAGGAGTGAATCAATTCTAA